The genomic interval GGCATCAGCGACGATCCGCAGCGGCGCTTCGCCATGCATCAGCGTGGCCGCGGTGCGCGCTTCTTCCATACCAGCCCGGCCCGCGAACTGGCCTATATCGAGGCCTGCGCCGACAAGAGCGCTGCCCTGCGTCGCGAGCGGGCGATCAAGCGCCTGGCCAAGTCGGCCAAGGAAGCCCTGGTGGCCGCCGGCACCGGCGACTGCCTGTAGCCCTTCGATTCCCCCTCCGGAGAAAGCCGCGATGCACGAACCCGTCCTG from Azotobacter salinestris carries:
- a CDS encoding GIY-YIG nuclease family protein, whose amino-acid sequence is MTAELSRPWFVYLVRAANGALYCGISDDPQRRFAMHQRGRGARFFHTSPARELAYIEACADKSAALRRERAIKRLAKSAKEALVAAGTGDCL